The sequence below is a genomic window from Paenibacillus silvisoli.
CCCGTAATCCCTGTTCGCTCCACGCTTTCGACGAAGTAGCGCTGCACGAACAAATACATGATGACGAGCGGGGCTATCGTTAAGAGAACGCCCGTATTCAATAGCATCGACGTATAGACCGGATCCGGCTCCTTCAAGCCGATGCCCATATCCATCAAGCTGGTGGACAGCACTTTGACCTGCTTGAGGAACAAGCTGACATAGTAGCTGTCGTTCCACTGCCATACGAACGAGAACAGAAGCACGGTCACGATCGCCGGCACCGCGTTCGGCAGCATGATACGGAAGAACGTCCGCATGACGCCGGCTCCGTCCACGAGCGCAGCCTCCTCGACTTCTTTGGGGATGCCTCTGAAAAACTGCCTGAAAATATAAATGTACAGCCCGTTTTTCAGCCCCATCGCCGTCCCTGCGGAAATGATGAACGGCCAGAACGTATCGATCAGGTTAAATCCTTCGCCGCCCGTAAACAGTTGAACGAGACCGAACAGATCGAAGTAACGGTAGGTCAGGTAGAGCGGAATCATAATCGTTTGCGGCGGCACGACGATCGTGAAGATAACGAGCAGGAACAGCAGCCCGCTCCCTTTAAACCGCAGCCGCGCGAACGCGTAGGCAGCCAGCGTGCAGGACGCCATCTGGATGA
It includes:
- a CDS encoding carbohydrate ABC transporter permease, with protein sequence MKSPAAYTELFVRRYNPVDRTKGLLWTVIRAVLILGFCFVILFPLFLRISIAFRSKVDIYDPTVLWIPRHFTLDNFKIAMEASNYLTAFLHTVYISSSTTIIQMASCTLAAYAFARLRFKGSGLLFLLVIFTIVVPPQTIMIPLYLTYRYFDLFGLVQLFTGGEGFNLIDTFWPFIISAGTAMGLKNGLYIYIFRQFFRGIPKEVEEAALVDGAGVMRTFFRIMLPNAVPAIVTVLLFSFVWQWNDSYYVSLFLKQVKVLSTSLMDMGIGLKEPDPVYTSMLLNTGVLLTIAPLVIMYLFVQRYFVESVERTGITG